A window of Candidatus Krumholzibacteriia bacterium genomic DNA:
TGTAGTTGTCGGCACCGTCGGAGAACACCACGACCAGGTGCTGATCGCGCGACGAGGCACCCGCGGCGGCCGCGTGGGCCGCACTGCTCTCGACCGCCGACTCCACCGCGGCGTACAGCTTGGTGAAGCCACCGGGCTCGGGCGCGGGAATGCGTTCGATGTCCGTTTCCAGCCAGTCGGAGTCGGTGGCGGTCTCGAGCGGGCGGAAGATGCGGTCGTTGAACCACACCAGTTCCCAGTCGAAGGATCCCGGCCGTTCCACGTACAGCGACTTGCCCTCGGCCGTGGTCCGCCGCGCCGATCCGAGCATCGGAGAGAAGGCGGACGGGGAGTGCTGCAGCATCGAGTAGCTGGCATCGAGCACGAGGGTCAGGTGGAGGTTCGAGGCGAGCGCCTCGGAATCCTCGTCGAGCAGACCCTCGACGTCGATCGGCCGCCCGTCGATCTGCAACTCGATCTCGAGGTCGTCGTCGCGGAGCGGTTCACGGTTTCCGTCGCGCGCGACGAACTGCACGACCAGCGTGGTCGTTCCGACCGTCGGATCGAACTGGATCTGTGGATCGCCGAACTCCTCGATCACGACCTGAGCGGCAGGATCCACCGGGGCGGTCGGTGAGCCGTCTTCGTCCTTCCCGCAACCGGAGAGAACCAGAGCGGTGGCGACCAGCACCAGGCCGCCACCCACGCGCGCACGACGGCACGCGGACGCAAAGCACTGCATGATGCGCATCCTCACTGCGGGGTGGTCTGGCGGGTCGTCAGGGTTCGATACCACGGCAGTGCCGTTTCGCACGACGCACCGTGGTCTTGGGCGGGGCCCGGGGAACGGTCCCGCGCGCTTCGGTTCGAGGGCGGGATTACCACAGCGCGGCCAGCGTGGCAAGCGCCCGCACCGCCGCGTGAACGGACGCCAGCAGTGCGCGCCACCACGGCGGCGGTGGTTCTGCCGATTCCCGCCCGGCCTCGGCCGTGCCGACCCCCTTC
This region includes:
- a CDS encoding VWA domain-containing protein, with the translated sequence MQCFASACRRARVGGGLVLVATALVLSGCGKDEDGSPTAPVDPAAQVVIEEFGDPQIQFDPTVGTTTLVVQFVARDGNREPLRDDDLEIELQIDGRPIDVEGLLDEDSEALASNLHLTLVLDASYSMLQHSPSAFSPMLGSARRTTAEGKSLYVERPGSFDWELVWFNDRIFRPLETATDSDWLETDIERIPAPEPGGFTKLYAAVESAVESSAAHAAAAGASSRDQHLVVVFSDGADNYSWFDNSDLSGTGSIGTQRSYEWAGAPPVGKADVEALLEQHSEIQLHVMGLGSEVNDSELTALARQGRGRYFKNVDASNVDVLFEQVTQEFTSVQTRGATIPLPPGEYVFRVEARRTDTGAEGVHEFRFRGGQIDARVLD